From one Bacteroides fragilis NCTC 9343 genomic stretch:
- a CDS encoding sulfurtransferase TusA family protein encodes MITVDTCGMTNYSPLIPAIKAMCNANPGDKMEIVTDQVAAFQDLKEYLSEQGIGFREIYDGERMTLQFTIL; translated from the coding sequence ATGATTACCGTCGATACCTGTGGAATGACGAACTATAGCCCGTTGATTCCGGCCATAAAAGCGATGTGTAATGCCAATCCCGGTGACAAGATGGAGATTGTAACGGATCAGGTGGCTGCATTCCAGGATCTTAAGGAATATTTATCAGAACAAGGTATCGGATTCCGTGAAATATATGATGGAGAACGGATGACTTTACAGTTTACTATTTTATGA